CTCGCGGGCGGTCGCGACGTACGCCGCCAATGCCTCGTCGAGCATCGGAGTGGTCGCGGCATGATCCAGGTAAGCCATCACGGTTCAGCCTAACGACCGCGCCCGCGTTGACCGCAGACCGGATTGCCCGGGAGGGGAGGCGCAGCCGCGTACGGCGAATCTCCCGGCCGTACCGGGGTACTACCCACGATGTCTCCGCCGAGTGGTTGCCGACGAGCGACAGCCACGGCAACCGCCCGTCGAGGGCTCCCGGACGGGCTGATCGGCGGGCCGGTTCAGCTCCCTGGCCCGCCGATCAGCTCCCGGCCTCACTTGCGCTTACGGATCTCCTCGGCGGCCTGCGGGACGACCTTGAACAGGTCGCCGACCACGCCGAAGTCGGCCAGCTCGAAGATCGGCGCCTCGCCGTCCTTGTTGACCGCGACGATGGTCTTCGAGGTCTGCATGCCGGCCCGGTGCTGGATCGCGCCGGAGATGCCGAGCGCGACGTAGAGCTGCGGGGAGACGGTCTTGCCGGTCTGACCGACCTGGAACTGGTGCGGGTAGAAGCCGGAGTCGACCGCGGCCCGGGAGGCGCCGACGGCACCGCCGAGCAGGTCGGCCAGCTCCTCGACCAGCTTGAAGTTGTCCGCGTTGCCGACGCCGCGACCGCCGGAGACGACCACGCCGGCCTCGGTGAGCTCGGGGCGGGAGCCCTTCTGCTCGGCCACCCGGTCGACCACCTTGGCCAGCGTGTCGGTGTCGGTGACGGTGACGGTCAGCTGCTCGACCGCCGGGGTGGCCGCGGCCGGCGTCGGGTTGACCGAGTTCGGCCGGAGGGTGACCAGCGGCAGGCCACGGGTGACCTTGGACTTCACGATGGTCGACCCGGCGAAGGCCACCTGGGTGGCGGTGCCGTCGGCGGCCAGGGCGACCACGTCGGTCAGGATGCCGTTGTCCAGCTTGACCGCCAGCCGGGCGGCGATCTCCTTGCCCTCCTGGGAGGAGGCGAGCAGCACGGCGGCCGGCTGCACCCGCCGGACCAGGTCGGCGACCACGGTGGCCTTCGGCGCCACCAGGTAGCCGTCGATCTGCTCACCCTCGGCCGCGTAGATCTTCTCCGCGCCGTACTCGCCCAGCTTCCCGGCGAGGGCCTCGGCGGCACCGGCACCCCCGAGCACCACCGCCGACGGGGTGCCCAGCTCGCGGGCGAGGGTGAGCATCTCCAGGGTGACCTTCTTGACGCCGAACTCCCGGGTGGCTTCGACGACGACGAGAACCTCAGACATGTCCCACACCCCTCACACGAACTTCTCGGTGGCGAGGAACTCGACGAGCTGCACGCCGCCGGAGCCCTCGTCGGTGACCTTCGCGCCACCCGAACGCGGCGGACGCTTGCTGTGCTCCACCACGGCGCTGGTCGCGCCGTCGAAGCCGACCTCGTTCGCGGCCACGCCCAGGTCGGCCAGGGCGAGGGTCTGCACCGGCTTCTTCTTGGCGGCCATGATGCCCTTGAACGACGGGTACCGGGGCTCGTTGATCGTGTCCCACACGGAGACGATGGCGGGGGTGGAGGCGGTGACCACCTCGTAGCCCTCCTCCGTCTGTCGCTCCACGGTCAGCGTGGCCCCGTCGACCGTGAGCTTGCGGGCGCCGGTCAGCGCCGCGATGCCCAGCCGCTCGGCGAGCATGTGCGGCAGCACCTGCACCCGGCCGTCGGTCGACTCCGAGCCGCAGAGCACCAGGTCGGCGTCGAGCTGACCCAGCGCGGCGGCGAGCACCTTCGAGGTGGCCACGGCGCAGGACCCGTGCAGGGCGTCGTCCACCACGTGCACCGCCTTGTCCGGGCCCATCGACAGCGCCTTGCGGATCGACTCGGTCGCCCGGTCCGGACCCATGGTCAGGATCGTCACCTCGCCGCCGTGCGCCTCCTTGATCTTCAACGCCTCCTCGATGGCGTACTCGTCCATCTCGTTGATGACGTTGTTCGCCGAACCGCGGTCGACGGTGTTGTCGTCAGTACGCAGGTTGCGGTCCGCGCCCGAATCGGGCACCTGCTTGACGAGTACGACGATGTTCATCGCGCTTCGACGACCCTCCTGCCGTGGTGATGTGATGCTCTAGGTTACCTGTCAGTAGCATGTGCTTTGGCGGCACCCGGGGTGACACAGCTCACCGGCATTGTCCCTGTCCGGCGCCCGCCGCCCCGGAATCCGCCTCAGCCGGACTCGCCCAGCGCGTCCTTGATCCGTTCGATGACCTCGGCCTCGGCCGGGCTGACGCCGTCGTGGGCGCGCGCCGTGCGATCGGCCGCCGTTAGCACCACCGCCCGGTAGACCGGGACGTCCTGCGGCTCCTTCGCGGCCAGGATCTCGATCCCCCGACGCAGCGCCGGCAGCACCACCGCCTCGACCTCCAGCGCGGAATCACGCGG
This is a stretch of genomic DNA from Micromonospora sp. WMMD1082. It encodes these proteins:
- a CDS encoding electron transfer flavoprotein subunit beta/FixA family protein, with amino-acid sequence MNIVVLVKQVPDSGADRNLRTDDNTVDRGSANNVINEMDEYAIEEALKIKEAHGGEVTILTMGPDRATESIRKALSMGPDKAVHVVDDALHGSCAVATSKVLAAALGQLDADLVLCGSESTDGRVQVLPHMLAERLGIAALTGARKLTVDGATLTVERQTEEGYEVVTASTPAIVSVWDTINEPRYPSFKGIMAAKKKPVQTLALADLGVAANEVGFDGATSAVVEHSKRPPRSGGAKVTDEGSGGVQLVEFLATEKFV
- a CDS encoding electron transfer flavoprotein subunit alpha/FixB family protein, whose product is MSEVLVVVEATREFGVKKVTLEMLTLARELGTPSAVVLGGAGAAEALAGKLGEYGAEKIYAAEGEQIDGYLVAPKATVVADLVRRVQPAAVLLASSQEGKEIAARLAVKLDNGILTDVVALAADGTATQVAFAGSTIVKSKVTRGLPLVTLRPNSVNPTPAAATPAVEQLTVTVTDTDTLAKVVDRVAEQKGSRPELTEAGVVVSGGRGVGNADNFKLVEELADLLGGAVGASRAAVDSGFYPHQFQVGQTGKTVSPQLYVALGISGAIQHRAGMQTSKTIVAVNKDGEAPIFELADFGVVGDLFKVVPQAAEEIRKRK